A stretch of Ligilactobacillus faecis DNA encodes these proteins:
- a CDS encoding PTS system mannose/fructose/sorbose family transporter subunit IID, translating to MAESRIKLTKKDRLSVAWRSTFLQGSWNYERMQNGGWCFSMIPAIKKLYKTKEDRAAALKRHMEFFNTHPYVASPILGVTLALEEDRANGTDVDDAAIQGVKVGMMGPLAGVGDPVFWFTLRPMLGALGASLALGGNILGPILFFVAWNLIRWAFMWYTQEFGYNAGSKITEDMSGGMLQYVTSLASIMGMFVLGGLIERWVTINFTPTVSTVKLQKGAYIEWDKLPNNMQGVKEALIQYNNGKGLSLTSEKVTTLQNNLDQLIPGLAALLLTFLCMWLLKKKVSPIIIIVAIFIVGILGHVIGLL from the coding sequence ATGGCTGAAAGCAGAATCAAATTAACTAAAAAAGATCGTTTATCAGTTGCATGGCGTTCAACTTTCCTTCAAGGTTCATGGAACTATGAACGTATGCAAAATGGTGGCTGGTGCTTCTCAATGATCCCAGCGATCAAAAAATTGTATAAGACAAAAGAAGATCGTGCGGCTGCTTTGAAGCGTCACATGGAATTTTTCAACACACACCCATATGTAGCTTCACCGATCCTTGGGGTAACTTTAGCGTTAGAAGAAGACCGCGCTAACGGGACTGATGTGGATGACGCTGCGATCCAAGGTGTGAAGGTCGGGATGATGGGACCTTTGGCTGGTGTTGGTGACCCAGTCTTTTGGTTCACATTACGTCCGATGTTAGGTGCTTTAGGTGCTTCCCTTGCGTTAGGTGGTAACATTTTAGGACCGATCTTATTCTTTGTTGCTTGGAACTTGATCCGTTGGGCTTTCATGTGGTACACACAAGAATTTGGTTACAACGCCGGTTCAAAGATCACCGAAGATATGTCTGGTGGGATGTTACAATACGTAACGAGCTTAGCTTCGATCATGGGTATGTTCGTTTTAGGTGGTTTGATCGAACGGTGGGTAACGATCAACTTTACCCCAACTGTTTCGACTGTTAAATTGCAAAAAGGTGCTTATATCGAATGGGATAAGTTACCAAACAACATGCAAGGTGTCAAAGAAGCCTTGATCCAATATAACAATGGTAAAGGTCTCTCACTTACTTCTGAAAAAGTTACGACATTACAAAACAACTTGGATCAATTGATCCCAGGTCTAGCAGCACTCTTGCTCACATTCTTATGTATGTGGCTCTTGAAGAAGAAAGTATCTCCGATCATCATTATCGTTGCGATCTTTATCGTTGGTATTTTAGGTCACGTGATCGGCTTACTTTAA
- a CDS encoding DUF956 family protein produces MVESINSKVDLVMEGTSYIGLTDYGKIMIGNKGFEFFNDRDVNKFIQIPWDEVELVIASVMFKGRWIPRFAIQTKKDGTFSFSAKNSKKLLRAMQKYVAPEKMVRSLTFFQVLKRNLKQLFAKKSN; encoded by the coding sequence ATGGTTGAATCGATCAATTCAAAAGTCGATCTTGTGATGGAAGGGACTTCTTATATCGGGTTGACGGATTATGGCAAGATCATGATCGGGAATAAAGGCTTTGAGTTTTTTAACGATCGTGACGTGAATAAATTCATTCAGATCCCTTGGGATGAAGTCGAGCTCGTGATCGCGTCGGTGATGTTCAAAGGTCGCTGGATCCCGCGCTTTGCGATCCAAACTAAAAAGGATGGGACTTTTTCTTTTTCCGCTAAAAATTCTAAAAAGCTGTTGCGGGCGATGCAAAAGTACGTTGCGCCTGAGAAGATGGTCCGTTCGCTAACTTTTTTCCAAGTTTTAAAGCGCAACTTAAAGCAGTTATTTGCTAAGAAAAGCAATTGA